A window of the Armatimonadia bacterium genome harbors these coding sequences:
- a CDS encoding porin, giving the protein MRPPFVCCALLFVLPLFVLAAPGQAEPASVSADRVYVDAVLDGLVKAGVLTAAQAASIKEQASAAAAQAAAAPAAVAVTPPPSKPASKKWYDTVKISGYFQGRWTDYLDDQEKSADANTKVEVGNEFQVRRARTKFEFTPTDDARVEIEADWGDEKPTVKAAFIENALSPKGWWTRLGQQKVPFGFELVQSSGTRLPFESSNLVRREFPGEYDTGLVAFWTRPQDRALFAAGKSSAWAPGDQGTFALGVFNGQGTSDKPWGDTQTGDLNDSKHLVARYARPFTWRGDAYAEVGASYFTGSYYSVKAQRNYDDNLLGLHAYLAPDPLGLQAEYYTGETEGDDLQGWYAMGLWRTGPKATAYLRYDDYEGRRKGNGTSPYDRHRTGVGYAYQVDSKVRLTAQYDLERLETTNKDNDQLGMQLQVSF; this is encoded by the coding sequence ATGAGGCCCCCCTTCGTCTGCTGTGCTCTGCTCTTCGTCCTTCCTCTGTTCGTTCTTGCCGCTCCCGGTCAGGCTGAGCCCGCTTCCGTGAGCGCCGACCGTGTCTACGTCGATGCGGTGCTCGACGGCCTGGTCAAGGCGGGTGTCCTGACGGCCGCTCAGGCAGCCTCCATCAAGGAACAGGCGAGTGCAGCCGCAGCCCAGGCTGCCGCTGCTCCTGCCGCGGTTGCCGTCACACCACCTCCATCAAAGCCCGCGTCCAAGAAGTGGTACGACACCGTCAAGATCAGCGGGTACTTCCAGGGCCGGTGGACCGACTACCTCGACGACCAGGAGAAGTCGGCCGACGCAAACACCAAGGTGGAGGTCGGCAACGAGTTTCAGGTCCGCCGGGCACGCACGAAGTTCGAGTTCACGCCCACCGACGACGCGCGGGTTGAGATCGAGGCCGACTGGGGCGATGAGAAGCCGACGGTGAAGGCCGCTTTCATCGAGAACGCCCTGTCGCCGAAGGGCTGGTGGACCCGCCTCGGGCAGCAGAAGGTCCCCTTTGGCTTCGAGCTGGTTCAGTCCTCGGGCACGCGCCTTCCCTTCGAGTCCAGCAACCTGGTCCGCCGCGAGTTCCCCGGCGAGTACGACACGGGTCTGGTCGCCTTCTGGACGCGCCCGCAGGACCGCGCACTCTTCGCAGCGGGCAAGTCCTCCGCCTGGGCGCCGGGTGATCAGGGCACCTTCGCCCTCGGTGTCTTCAACGGCCAGGGCACCAGCGACAAGCCCTGGGGAGACACCCAGACCGGCGACCTCAACGACAGCAAGCACCTTGTGGCCCGCTATGCTCGGCCCTTCACCTGGAGGGGCGATGCCTACGCCGAAGTCGGCGCCAGCTACTTCACAGGCAGCTACTACTCCGTGAAGGCGCAGCGCAACTACGACGACAACCTTCTCGGCCTACACGCATACCTGGCGCCCGATCCCCTGGGCCTGCAGGCCGAGTACTACACTGGCGAGACCGAAGGCGACGACCTCCAGGGCTGGTACGCAATGGGCCTGTGGCGCACCGGTCCGAAGGCGACGGCATACCTTCGCTACGATGACTACGAGGGACGCCGCAAGGGGAACGGCACCAGCCCCTACGACCGGCACCGCACGGGAGTAGGCTATGCCTACCAGGTTGACTCCAAGGTCCGTCTGACCGCGCAGTATGACCTCGAGCGGCTCGAGACCACCAACAAGGACAACGATCAACTGG